From Streptomyces sp. NBC_00683, one genomic window encodes:
- a CDS encoding MFS transporter, translated as MSASTATAREKTKAANRAGFGAFIGSTIEWFDFYIYGTAAALVFDKVFFPELEGPIGTLVAFATFWVGFLARPIGGIIFGHYGDRLGRKKTLVITLLMMGISTTAIGLLPGYASIGIAAPILLVCIRMIQGIGLGGEWGGSVLIASEHAPKGKSVLYGAFAQQGSPVGNTLSTVSFLAISQLPDAAFVSWGWRVPFLASAALVMVGLLVRLKVTESPAMAKLIEKKEVVKLPLTEVLRSHPMLIVLGIGACTIGLSATYFKSTFALSWATTSLDFDRSSFLTIILVANITQIIVQPFGAVIATRMKSWSRAVIVMLVPELVLMPVMFVLISTENYGLAMLGVAVATIPHCLYYAALAGMLASRFPAHLRYTGISLCYQLCGTLLGGTTPIIGQFLLNRTGSITAVIAYAVFQVALTLGCMLLLLKRPNHDEQAAEPVAARRTASVTA; from the coding sequence ATGAGTGCGTCCACCGCAACCGCACGCGAGAAGACGAAAGCCGCCAACCGCGCAGGATTCGGAGCCTTCATCGGCTCCACCATCGAGTGGTTCGACTTCTACATCTACGGAACCGCGGCGGCGCTCGTCTTCGACAAGGTGTTCTTCCCCGAACTCGAAGGCCCCATAGGCACCCTGGTCGCCTTCGCGACCTTCTGGGTCGGCTTCCTCGCCCGCCCCATCGGCGGCATCATCTTCGGCCACTACGGCGACCGCCTCGGCCGCAAGAAGACCCTCGTCATCACCCTCCTGATGATGGGCATCTCCACCACCGCGATCGGTCTGCTCCCCGGCTACGCCTCCATTGGCATCGCCGCCCCGATCCTGCTGGTCTGCATCCGCATGATCCAGGGCATCGGCCTCGGCGGTGAGTGGGGCGGCTCCGTCCTGATCGCCTCCGAGCACGCCCCCAAGGGCAAGTCCGTGCTGTACGGGGCCTTCGCCCAGCAGGGCTCGCCCGTCGGCAACACCCTCTCGACGGTGAGCTTCCTGGCCATCAGCCAGCTGCCCGACGCCGCCTTCGTCTCCTGGGGCTGGCGGGTGCCGTTCCTCGCCTCCGCCGCACTCGTCATGGTCGGCCTGCTGGTCCGGCTGAAGGTCACCGAGTCCCCGGCCATGGCCAAGCTCATCGAGAAGAAGGAAGTCGTCAAGCTCCCGCTGACCGAGGTCCTGCGCAGCCACCCCATGCTGATCGTCCTCGGCATCGGCGCCTGCACGATCGGCCTGTCGGCGACCTACTTCAAGTCGACGTTCGCCCTGTCCTGGGCCACCACGTCGCTCGACTTCGACCGCAGCTCGTTCCTGACGATCATCCTGGTCGCCAACATCACCCAGATCATCGTCCAGCCCTTCGGCGCCGTGATCGCCACCCGGATGAAGAGCTGGTCCCGCGCCGTGATCGTGATGCTGGTGCCCGAACTGGTCCTGATGCCGGTGATGTTCGTCCTCATCAGTACCGAGAACTACGGGCTCGCGATGCTCGGGGTCGCCGTCGCCACCATCCCGCACTGCCTCTACTACGCGGCCCTCGCCGGCATGCTCGCCAGCCGCTTCCCCGCCCATCTGCGCTACACGGGCATCTCGCTCTGCTACCAGCTGTGCGGCACCCTGCTCGGCGGCACGACCCCGATCATCGGCCAGTTCCTGCTCAACCGGACGGGCTCGATCACCGCGGTCATCGCGTACGCCGTCTTCCAGGTGGCGCTGACGCTGGGCTGCATGCTGCTCCTGCTCAAGCGCCCCAACCACGACGAGCAGGCCGCTGAGCCGGTCGCCGCCCGCCGCACCGCCTCCGTCACCGCCTGA